In Electrophorus electricus isolate fEleEle1 chromosome 1, fEleEle1.pri, whole genome shotgun sequence, a single window of DNA contains:
- the sumo1 gene encoding small ubiquitin-related modifier 1, whose amino-acid sequence MSDTETKPSGDGGEKKDGEYIKLKVIGQDNSEIHFKVKMTTHLKKLKESYSQRQGVPMNSLRFLFEGQRIADSQTPKELGMEDEDVIEVYQEQTGGYWND is encoded by the exons ATGTCAGACACG GAGACGAAGCCCTCCGGTGACGGAGGAGAAAAGAAGGACGGAGAGTATATTAAACTGAAAGTGATCGGTCAG GACAACAGTGAAATTCACTTTAAAGTGAAGATGACAACGCATTTAAAGAAGCTCAAGGAGTCGTACAGTcagagacag GGTGTCCCCATGAACTCCCTTAGGTTTCTTTTTGAAGGACAGAGAATCGCAGACAGCCAGACCCCTAAAGAG CTGGGAATGGAGGATGAGGACGTGATTGAGGTGTATCAGGAACAGACCGGTGGCTATTGGAACGACTAG